In Plodia interpunctella isolate USDA-ARS_2022_Savannah chromosome 8, ilPloInte3.2, whole genome shotgun sequence, the DNA window TCGGATGAAAAGCCTGCGACCGCTTTCCGAAGGGCAACTTTGTCTGCCTTTTgaaatgtgaatattttacacattattCAAGTCTAGATCCATTAACAGCTTGGATAGCTAACTTTAAAACAACaacaggcctaccatcaactttacGAAACGATTCCAATTAAACTTAGTTCTATTTGGGAacttaaaatgaatcgcattcatactaaaaattaaatcgatcgaacgaatttgcgatgcagatccgtttaggtcgtaaagtggaccgcgttaagagatgatggtaagccccttGATTTGTATAATTCATGGGAGTAATATCTTGTCCGTAAATGGTAATGTCACAATATATTGCCATTTACGGACAAGATATATAAGATCCTTggtatttattagaaaaaaaaaacggtcaACTGCGAGTTAGACTCGCGCACCGATGGTTCCGTACAAATAGAACtttttttctgtgatgtaagtataaattaccaatttttGGATGTTTTCCTATATCAGCATAGTATGCCTTTACTTTatcccaaatttcatgattccTGGTCATCGAGAAGTACCCTTCTGAAAGAGACCGTAGACCTGGGTATTTCGTATAAATATCAACTTGATATCTTTACGTTCCCGAGAAAAGGGTCTTGACAGAcggacacacagacagacggacaacgaagtgatcctataagggttccgttttcaCCTTTTGAAGTaagtacggaaccctaaaaaacaaagaatagAATATACCATATAAGCATTTTGCGGTCAAAATGCTTATGAAGCTTGTTTGTAAAggaatactaatatatattgaacATTTTCGGTACCATATCCCATAAcctggaaaaaaaataatttctttcgAAATAGAGCCACGGAGCTATTGTTCTATAAactatcaattttaaaagtcaTGTAATCAATTATCTGTATAAAAGCAattcttttgaaattttcagtACAACAGACCGTCTCCGGAGCCACGACGTCCGTCTCCGAGCGCCGCGCGGTCTCATGCTGCAGAGCTACAGCGCGCGGCGCGACGAGCGAGACAACGAGCTGGCCAGAGTGAGGCGCGACCGAGCGTTGCTCAGGCAGCGGCTGGAGGACACCGAGTGGAGTCTTTGTCAGAAGACTGGAGAAATCGCGCTCTTGAAGACGCACCTGAAGGATGCGCAGGTATGTCTTCttcttttatgaaattatttgagCTTTATTTCTCCTGAATCCCTATGGTCCGCGTAATAAATTTACCTAAAGATTTGGTTCTGATTGTATAACCGGCCGCGTATTTAAGAAAGCTATTGTAGCCTATCGCGTCGTATAACATCTAACGGAGGATTTGTAGCGACCCTATTCTAGGTCGGAACAACACTCAAATAAgagaaacattatattatagtccAGACAGATCAACTTGTACAGTTTGTTAATCAAAGTTGTATGAATAGACTTGATACCTAAGTAATGATTTCTAGGTTACGTacgtaaaatattgaatatatcaGTAAATTATACGCCTATATATAGCATTTATActaaatacatttgtttttgttttcagaaTGAACAAACAGCCAAAGGCCATGAATATTTAACACTAAAGGCGGACTGCCGTCAACTGAGGGAGGTCCTGgacaagaaagagaaagaaataatGAGGCTAAGAGCCGAGTCGGAGGAAAAGGAGAAAACCATCAACCGACTGCAATCGGAAGTTGACAGACTATCCAACGACCTGATGGAAAGCGTGGCGGATCTAGCGAAGACCAAGGAAAGTAACAAAAAcgaaatagataaattaaaaacggaACTCAAAGAATTACGGCAAGAGTTATCAGATGTCTCTCTGAGCGGTTACGAAGGTATAGAATGCGGTAGGACCATGAGAGGAATATACGAAGTTTGCAAGACAAACGAGTACCATTGGACTTCTAGTGACAGCGCACTTGAAGATGCGGAAGTACAGCGGTTAAATGGAGAACTACCGGATCCTTGTGGAGAACCCTGCCCTGCTAGTTCTATGGTCGACAGACTTAAATGCGAATTGGAGACAAAAGAAACACAATTCAACAACGAGAGAAGGAAATGGTCCGAGGAGAAAGACAAAGTACTGAGATACCAGAAGCAGTTACAGCAGAATTACGTGCAGATGTTCAAGCGATCTCGGACCTTGGAGGCGGAACTAGATGGTCTGAGGTTAGAGCTAGAATTGTCCAACAAGAACATGAAAAACCTGAACAAGCACGGAAAGACGATAGagttataattacattaccaaattttatattcatagttatttatatagagaAGGCTATTTTGtatcttgtaaatatttaaacgtaAGAATCCATAGTATTTTCTTGCCCGAGCCGTTTAGTCAGCCTTTGACACGGCACGTTATTTAAGTTTGTTGAAAGCATAATACTCACTTAGCAACAGTAGCGTCacaattgtttaaattattgtaaa includes these proteins:
- the LOC128671949 gene encoding NEDD4-binding protein 3-A-like isoform X3, encoding MTLYGSSSDVREARWCGSPQPASLSALPPAALSAPLHHRHHSALVTKSSSVLTGDKEPVPAPSPADSGVAELERDHHDYSTTDRLRSHDVRLRAPRGLMLQSYSARRDERDNELARVRRDRALLRQRLEDTEWSLCQKTGEIALLKTHLKDAQNEQTAKGHEYLTLKADCRQLREVLDKKEKEIMRLRAESEEKEKTINRLQSEVDRLSNDLMESVADLAKTKESNKNEIDKLKTELKELRQELSDVSLSGYEGIECGRTMRGIYEVCKTNEYHWTSSDSALEDAEVQRLNGELPDPCGEPCPASSMVDRLKCELETKETQFNNERRKWSEEKDKVLRYQKQLQQNYVQMFKRSRTLEAELDGLRLELELSNKNMKNLNKHGKTIEL
- the LOC128671949 gene encoding NEDD4-binding protein 3-A-like isoform X1; translation: MGHTEDTGGSPDLPPLPPPIQPCSGFLGNGKSIIRPIAFKPLGGRLSAGGERYGSTPVLASRPPSHMTLYGSSSDVREARWCGSPQPASLSALPPAALSAPLHHRHHSALVTKSSSVLTGDKEPVPAPSPADSGVAELERDHHDYSTTDRLRSHDVRLRAPRGLMLQSYSARRDERDNELARVRRDRALLRQRLEDTEWSLCQKTGEIALLKTHLKDAQNEQTAKGHEYLTLKADCRQLREVLDKKEKEIMRLRAESEEKEKTINRLQSEVDRLSNDLMESVADLAKTKESNKNEIDKLKTELKELRQELSDVSLSGYEGIECGRTMRGIYEVCKTNEYHWTSSDSALEDAEVQRLNGELPDPCGEPCPASSMVDRLKCELETKETQFNNERRKWSEEKDKVLRYQKQLQQNYVQMFKRSRTLEAELDGLRLELELSNKNMKNLNKHGKTIEL
- the LOC128671949 gene encoding NEDD4-binding protein 3-A-like isoform X2, translating into MTSVYNEGKSIIRPIAFKPLGGRLSAGGERYGSTPVLASRPPSHMTLYGSSSDVREARWCGSPQPASLSALPPAALSAPLHHRHHSALVTKSSSVLTGDKEPVPAPSPADSGVAELERDHHDYSTTDRLRSHDVRLRAPRGLMLQSYSARRDERDNELARVRRDRALLRQRLEDTEWSLCQKTGEIALLKTHLKDAQNEQTAKGHEYLTLKADCRQLREVLDKKEKEIMRLRAESEEKEKTINRLQSEVDRLSNDLMESVADLAKTKESNKNEIDKLKTELKELRQELSDVSLSGYEGIECGRTMRGIYEVCKTNEYHWTSSDSALEDAEVQRLNGELPDPCGEPCPASSMVDRLKCELETKETQFNNERRKWSEEKDKVLRYQKQLQQNYVQMFKRSRTLEAELDGLRLELELSNKNMKNLNKHGKTIEL